From the genome of Candidatus Zixiibacteriota bacterium, one region includes:
- a CDS encoding ABC transporter permease → MMAFASVKANKFRSFLTILGVLVGVGAVVSMASVIDGLNLAADEEIDRIGSNIIMVHKFGHNVDFDDLSDEERNRPPITEGEARAILENCPTVTGVAPHNYYFRPGGNEAKYKNRKYTSLNFNGTWPDFVRVRTKDMSSGRFIVENDLQFRRMVCVIGSEVAEGLFSDEEPVGRMIRVNGDEFEVVGVFKKVESNFGNSFENKLVSIPLTTFSKLVPWEKELSLDVSARSYQEIEKAKEEIIAALRIYRKVPFDKPNNFALLTQDQFKEQAEQITDVIYIVMIVITSVGLMVGGIGVMNIMLVSVTERTREIGVRKAIGAKKSNIILQFLTEAMSLSGFGGVIGVIVGVILGLVLNNAFGFPTTLPFTWVVIGFVVSVSVGLASGVYPAVKAARLDPIEALRYE, encoded by the coding sequence ATGATGGCGTTCGCATCAGTCAAGGCGAACAAATTCCGCTCGTTTCTAACGATTTTGGGGGTTTTGGTCGGAGTTGGGGCTGTAGTTTCCATGGCCTCGGTGATCGACGGCCTGAACCTCGCCGCCGACGAAGAAATCGATCGCATCGGATCCAACATCATCATGGTGCACAAGTTCGGACACAATGTCGATTTCGACGATCTGTCCGATGAGGAACGTAACCGCCCGCCTATCACCGAAGGAGAGGCCCGTGCCATACTGGAGAATTGTCCCACGGTCACTGGTGTCGCACCACACAACTATTACTTTCGGCCGGGCGGAAACGAAGCGAAGTACAAGAATCGCAAGTACACCAGTTTGAACTTCAACGGCACCTGGCCCGATTTTGTGCGCGTGCGCACGAAAGACATGTCGTCCGGCCGGTTCATCGTGGAAAACGACCTGCAATTCCGCCGCATGGTCTGTGTGATCGGCTCCGAGGTCGCGGAAGGGCTATTCTCTGATGAGGAGCCGGTCGGCAGAATGATCAGGGTGAACGGCGACGAGTTTGAGGTAGTGGGAGTATTCAAAAAAGTCGAATCCAATTTCGGCAACTCCTTCGAAAACAAACTGGTGAGCATACCGCTGACCACGTTTTCCAAGCTTGTTCCGTGGGAAAAGGAGTTGTCACTTGACGTCTCCGCGCGGTCTTATCAGGAGATCGAAAAAGCCAAGGAAGAAATAATCGCCGCGTTGAGGATCTATCGCAAGGTGCCGTTTGATAAGCCGAACAACTTCGCGCTTCTGACCCAGGACCAGTTCAAGGAGCAGGCCGAGCAGATCACCGATGTGATCTATATTGTAATGATCGTCATCACGTCGGTCGGCCTGATGGTCGGCGGTATCGGAGTGATGAATATCATGCTCGTGTCGGTTACGGAGCGAACGCGTGAAATCGGCGTGCGCAAAGCGATCGGCGCCAAGAAGTCGAATATCATCCTTCAGTTCCTGACCGAGGCGATGTCGCTCTCTGGTTTCGGCGGTGTGATCGGGGTGATAGTGGGCGTGATTCTCGGGTTAGTTCTAAACAACGCGTTCGGTTTCCCCACGACACTGCCGTTTACCTGGGTCGTGATCGGTTTTGTCGTATCAGTGTCAGTAGGTCTGGCGTCGGGTGTGTATCCGGCTGTCAAGGCGGCGCGCCTTGATCCGATCGAAGCCTTGCGCTATGAATGA